One window from the genome of Eucalyptus grandis isolate ANBG69807.140 chromosome 7, ASM1654582v1, whole genome shotgun sequence encodes:
- the LOC120296336 gene encoding probable RNA-dependent RNA polymerase 5 has protein sequence MVENALGDANSVISSKRAALRGKVLVYCNPGLHFGDILVLNATYVEALETKVGNSKYAIFFPTSGLRSLADEIAGGDFDGDMYWVSRSPQVGICIRMLGGSHFPSKRSLSGGNSVVTPEVQPSEGKPDLSPGEDPCTIKPGCPRYITCY, from the exons ATGGTGGAGAATGCTCTGGGAGATGCAAATAGTGTCATCTCTAGTAAACGAGCAGCTCTAAGAG GGAAGGTATTAGTATACTGCAATCCTGGTTTGCACTTCGGGGATATTCTTGTTTTGAACGCTACATATGTGGAAGCTCTGGAAACAAAAGTTGGAAATTCAAAGTATGCTATATTTTTCCCTACTAGTGGACTGCGCTCCTTGGCTGATGAAATAGCTGGTGGGGATTTCGATGGGGATATGTATTGGGTTTCACGTAGCCCTCAGGTTGGGATATGTATTCGAATGCTTGGTGGCTCCCATTTTCCAAGCAAGAGGTCTTTGAGTGGAGGGAATTCTGTTGTAACACCTGAAGTTCAGCCATCGGAAGGTAAGCCAGATCTGTCCCCAGGAGAGGACCCATGCACCATCAAGCCTGGTTGCCCAAG ATATATCACTTGCTACTGA